CCAAGTTTTGATGTGGCATTAAGATGATAAGTAATTTAACTGCCACATTATATTATGAGCACTGCGATTGAATTACTAACACAGTGCATAATCATCCAATGAAAGTATGAATCAGAAATTTGAATACAAATTTACAGGAAAGAAGAACTGGAGTTGAGGTTGGGTTCGAACTCCCAACAAGGATTATCCACGGGGAGCTTCGGAGGGAGGAGATTAATTAGTGGGACTCGGTAATTTGACCTGTTTAATCACCGGTTTCTGATGAAGTCGGAGGACGAAGCTTGTTCGCTGCAGACTCTTGTCATCAGCCTTTTCCAACCAACTCAGTCATAAAGTCGGCTGATTGAGCTGTCTCTCTGCCGACTTTACTTAATGACTCGGCAACGGAAGCAGTTTCGCCGCCGACTCGCCCTCTTTGATATTTGAGATATAACGGGTGATTCTCCACCGACCCTAAAACCacttcatcctcctcctccgtttCTCCGACCATGGCGGCGGCCTCTTCGTCCTTCTCGCGGCGCCTCGGCGCGGCCGTGCGGGAGCTCGGCATGAAGGGCGCCGCGGAAGGTTGGTACGGCGCGCacatggcggcggcggagcgcgcCATCCTGGAGAGGGCCCCCCTCGTCGATCTCGTCCTCGAGGTTCGAGACGCTCGGGTACCTACCTCGCCTTTACCCCTTCCTCTCCACTTCTCTTATCAGTTTGTACCTGTTTTAGGTTACGGTGTCGATTAGGGTTTTACGAAGCGTCAATATGTGTTCTTGCGGCCACAAGATTAGTTCTGGATGCTGCATGGGGTTGGGATTTGGTGGACCAGcgaattagggttttggtttGTCTTTCTTAGATGCATGAGGTTGCAACACTGATTGGCAGatttatagaagaaaaaaaggtcTCCTTTTGATTCAGTTAGctatatgaaagttaaattcgGATGGGTTTTAGAAAATGGTGCGAGCAGGGTTTTTACGGCCATAAGATCACTTCCTGAGCCTGCATCAACAGGGTTGCTGTGGCTCGACAAATTAGGGTTCTACCTTTTGATCGGAAACGGAAGAAACGCGGCATTTCGTCAAATCATGGAATGTCAAATTTGGGGATGTTCTTTCTCCCTTTCCTCAACTTTTCTAATCAATTCCGTTACGTTTTAAGTTAAAATGTGATTAGGGTTTTAAAAAGCAACCCATGCTGGGTTTCTGTGCCCGCACAATTGGTTCTTGATTCTGGATTGAGATGGCATTTTGTGGGCACAAAATTAGGGTTTACCTTTTGATTGACATGGAAGATACTCGGTCTTTTATCTAaccatataaaatataatttcagaTACCTGCTACATCTGCATTTGAGAGTTTGGGGAGATGGTCCGGTTCCAATAAGCATATGATTGCGCTGAACAAAGTGGATCTTGCAGATGCTTCGTCTACAGAGGTGCAATAACTTGTTTTTTTGAAAGGAAATTAGCGAAACATATAACTTGTTCTGACTACAAGATAGTTctgttgattcttttttttttaacatataacTGGAATCGCAGAAATGGGTAAAGCACATTGAGAAACAGAACTGTGTTTGTCGTGGAGTCAATGCGCACAACAAAGGCAGTATCAAGGAGGTTGTACTGTACTTTTAAGATGCTAGAAGTTTAATCAATATTACTTGAAGAATGAAACAGCACATTGTGACTGTAGTAAATATGGGTTTCATTTTGTGTTTTTGTAAGCATTACCGAGAGAAAATTGTAAAGGCTTCAGTAGTTTTTCAAGTAGCATAAGGTAGTAATTCGTTTGTTTTATTCAGCTTCTAAGCACTGTACGATCTAGGATCAAGGAACTAAATGGTGGTGAAAGCAGTTACACAGCAACAGTAATGTTGGTTGGGATTCCAAATGTTGGAAAATCTGCCATTGCCAATTCTATGCACCAAATCGGCAGAATTGGTGCAATGGGTACCCACACTGGGCTCTCTTAGTTTTGTTGAGAAAAAATTAATCTTTCGgcattttattttgttgtttctcattttgttaattttgttCTAAGAGAAGGGAAAACTCAAGCATGCAATGGTGAGCCCACTTCCTGGGGAAACAAGAGATATAAGCAGTTACAAGGTAACTGGCTTTTGTTGATCCAGTCTTTTAAGTACAGTCTATTATGTGTTTAATCTGCCTAATAGAGTTAGACTAATTTGCCAGTATTGCTTCTGACTGTTTCTGAAGAACTCGaggaaaagcaaaagcaaatttGAAGCTGCTGTATTTAAGAATTGAActtgaggaaaaaaagaagtaaaaaataatgtaatgcAGGCAATGCTAGATTAGCACTGCATTTTGTCATTTCAAACTATTCATGTTCAAAGCTAAAATCCACCCTTCGTCTACTAATGCAACAGTCTGGTATTCTAAATCTGTTTCCTTTCAGATTGCTAGCCATCCCAATATATATGTACTGGATACTCCAGGAATTCTCTCACCTAAGATTGCCAATGATGACTTTGGGTCCAAACTAGCCTTGACCGGTAGCAAGCTGATTTAAGGTCTGTATTACCCGCTATACTAATTGTACAaccgataattttttttttccctctcaaCTACAGGAGCTATAAAGGACTCACTGTTAGGGGAATATAAGCTTTCACaatactttctctctctccttaatTCATCTGAGGAACATAAACATTGGGGGAACTTGAAATATTCAACAGATGAAAAAATACCCTTAGGTACTAAGGATGAGCAACGGAGGAGAAGACGATATCCTTCCGATCATACGCAGGTAGGTGATACCAAAAGACTGCAAATTTCAGAGGTCAAAATGAGAAATTAGttataagttttttaattgttttcatGATGATTGTTGGAGATTATCTTTGGTTTCACGTAGACAGgtgataaaaattattttggcaATCAAAAATAGGTTGATGGTATTCTACATAACTGCTGCTAAGTTGCTCCTTTATCTTGGCAGGATTTTATCGTCAAGGATGTTCGCCGAACCCTTTTCATGACCATATCATCGTTTAAGGGTTCTTTAGAGAAAGGCAAAGAAATGGAAAAGCTTGTAGAATCTCAGTTTATGGCTTTGCATGAGGCTTTTAGAGTGTCATATGAATCAACTGAGGATAGAAATAAAGCAGTTGGCGCAAAGTTGCTAAACCTATATCGGACTGGAAGAGTTGGCCGTTATACACTGGATGCTTTCCCAGGTAATATACAGAGGCTTGAAATAAACACGCTTGCCTTCTAAATCGGATATTTATAGATTTTCCTTTCTCTAACTTGGTAGGGGTAATAGTTTGAATTTTCGAGGGAGGCATTGCTGGGTCAATCTTATATAGAGAGGTTAATATTGTCCTGATATATCATCCACGTGATACTGGCCAGAGAAGTAAGATTTCCTTAGCTTGGTCCCCAATAATTGCTTTAATGAATATCAATAATAGGCCGATGACCAAATATTGCATTGGTTAATGCAAGTaagataagaaaatatatcTATTGGAGATATTATTGCTGAAAATTTGTTTCTTTGTCAGATCTTCTGATGAGATCATCATGTTTGACATGGGAAAATGAGACTGCTGATTAGGGTGTTGGTTGCTTTTGTCTTACCCTTTTCTTTCGAAGTTACTTTGGTTAAATTGTCCATTGTGAGTAATCAAATTAGCAAATTGCTACTATCTTTTTCTAGGTACAGGTATATCATACTATTGTCAAGATTGTTGTAACAACCTCCATGCATTTTAAGTAAATTACATGAATTGCAATAAGCATTTTCCAAGATAGTCAGATAAATATATGGCTGATTTATGCATTGAGTGGATGCACTGTTAGATCATCTGCCAACAACAATAAACAAGTtgtgataaattatatatggtcCTGCAAATTCCCAGCACTGATGTTTCGCTTCGTAATGTCAAATTTAACATCGATTGCAATCTCGTCCTGTGCACTGAACTCCTTAAAATGTGCTGCCCTCCCCAATTCTTCCACTGCCTCTATAACAAGCTCTAACCTCGCCACCATCTCTACCAACAATGAAGCAAATGCTGCAAACGGTAGTGCCTCTGAAAATTCAAGGCTTGTGATGACCAGCTTACTTTTCGTTGGCCTTAAAACCTTCCTCTCGCTATTTTCTCTTGTTTGGTCATCTGCCACTCGTATGCTGTGTCTTTCTAGTAAGGAGGAGATATCGGTTTTTACTGAAGGGAGAGCTACTCTTGAAGAGGAATGATTGTCATTTATCCAATTCATGAGTGCATTGGTTTTTGTTCGAGCGTTTTTCGAGTTAAGGAAAAGTCGTGGTTGGGATTTGATGGCGGAGTTGAGATCCTGCAAGGCTTCATGAAGGTGGTCGGAAAGCACTTCAGAGGAGCAGCGGCGGTGATGCCTTATGCTCCTGGCTAGCTCTATTAGAACCTTGGACACTTCTCCAGCAACCCGAATGCACGGGTCCCGAAATAGAGATCGGACCGAATGCGGTGTCTTCAACAAAAGAGACAAGAATGACATAGATAAACAGAATCAGTTGATCGAATTTTATTTAGAGATTTAGTTGGTTTAGATGGAAACacattgtgtgtgtgtgtcgtgtTTTCTTAGGTAGTGCTCGGTTTATTCTCTTTCTCCGAGGAGAGATTCGTCAGATGGTGTGATTCGTTATAGAATAATGATGTTGGTCAACTATGGCTTGTTAACAGTGAGGAAGGTGAAAATTATGTTAAAAGAGTGTGTTAATTACAAACTTAGGTCTTGAAGTTTGACCTTGATTTTAATTTCATCCTCGTGTTTTAACTGCAACATCGTAGTCCTTGAAGTTTGTTCTGCATAACAATTAAGCCCTTTCGATTATCTATCATCTAAGAAACAATGCCACGTCAGCATGACTGCTAGGCTTTGCTTTGTTAAATTTGAATACTCTGAAGAAGAGATTCATATCCATGTCAAACTTCACGGACTAAATTGTTAAAAATGAAACTGACGATGAAACTGAAATTAAGTCAAACTACAGGGACCAAATTGTTATAATCAAAACAGTTAGGGTTGAAAGTGGAATCTGGATCAAACTTCAGGACTAGATTCGTAATTAACTCTGAAGAATAAAAGTGGCTTATAGTATTTTTTGTACGGTACCTGAATTTCGGACTCCAAACATCCATAAAGAGCTACAGTTGTGTAACCAAAATGCCTTAGTACGGAGCCGAGCTTCACGTACTGTTGCCATGGATACTTGTAACAGTGTCTTGAGTGCCTAGGCTCCCAGCTTGCAAACAATGCCTGATCATTGTTAATCATTGTGGTGAATATCATATTCTATAGTTAGTTTACCCAAGACACAAAATAGTGTAGCATTTTTAGTCTTTAAAGAAAGGAACGGAACACATTTCACACCAAGTTAACTTACAAGGGTCTCATCAGTGGATTTAGAATCCAATACCACCCTGTAAACCTTGTATATTACTTCCTTTGCTGTACTCTCTTCAATATTTCTGTTGTCCTTGTTGTGGTCTTGATAATACTCGTTCACACAGACTGCAAAATTTGATTGATGGTAAAATTGTAATAACAATACTTTCTCTATTAAGTTCATTTCAGTAAAGAGTTGAATCTAACCTTCAACAGATTTTGCTAATCCTTCAAGTTTGTAAACTGTAGAATTGTGGAGATCCTCACCAGACCAGTTCGGCAAAATGACAAGGCCCATGAAGAGGCAGATTCCACAGCCTATAGCGATAGTATAGAGGCGGTCGCGGGCTAATGGCAACACATTTTCTTCGCGGAAGCTAGATACAGTTATCAGATTAAAGGTTAGTAGGAAAATCACCACTCCGTATTCGTAGTTCTTCTTGATGTATGGAAAGAATCTCAAATATGTCGCAACAAATCCTGTTGAAGGGAATTAGCTAAGTAAATGCAAGTTCTGCAGCTCATAAAATCATACTCTATAGCTTCCCTGATAAAATAAAGCTTGAGTTGAGCTAATTTCGTAAACATACCTATTACGAAGACTGAAGCTCCTATGAAAGAAGCACGGAATACTGTGCCCGATTTTTCCGCTATAATTTCTATTAAAAATGACAGAGATCCTGCAAGAAGTGTTCCCAATCCTCTATTCATCCCCTTGCACAGAGTTGCGCCTGATACAAAAAATTACTTAGCTATGAACCAAAACCATCTCAAACTCAACTATATTTTTAGACACTACTGCAAATAAAGGAATGATTAAATTACCTGCTGTGAATTCTAGCACCACAACCACTGTCATAACAGCCCACATCGCATTTTTTCCGACTCCTTTGAACAATGGCTGCAAGACATAGAGGAAGGAGACCAGTGTTAAGGCTACTCCTACCTTTATAGCATGAATAACCCTTCTTGGATCTTCTTTACCGACTCTCCATGCGGTTCTACACAAGGAAATCGGAAAATCTTTTATCTTCTTCACCAGTGCTTTGCTCTTCTCCATTCTTTCGACAGTGGTTGGGTTTTGAGAAATATTTGCAGGACTAAAGGCTCAAACCTAGTGGACTACTTCAATATATGGCCACAAATGGTCGCGTCGACTTCTgcaacagtgcaacttttgtgaAGAAGCAGCATGAATTAAATGCAGGATGGTTCTTGTTGAGATTCTTTCAGAGgcatctagggtttattttgaaTCGTTGGTAACCTCTGTCCTGTAAAATTGGAAAGGTTTTACTATGTCAGACACAGGATACAACTGGCCCTTCACATGCATCCTGCCTAAAAGTAGAAATGTAAACATCATTGACACAAACTTGCTGTGCTTTAAGCCTAGAGTGAGGATGATAGAAAAAGAATATCGCCTACATGCAGTTGAATTCATTACTTATGTGGGTTCTCCCTGTTCCAGAATTCAGACTAGGTGACAGTGACAGCATCCACCAGCTAGCCGAAAAAAGCAGCAACTTGATTGAAGGAGTTGAACTCTCAAACAATTGAACTGTGGATACATCTTTACTctggttttattattattattattattattctgttCTGTTTTCTTTCCCACCCATCAGTAGTTTGGTGTTCAGTGGTGAAATGCTCCTTGCAATAACTTTCTCCCATATGTTGGTTTTGCTGGATTTTGTTTTGATGTTGGGCTGTGtgttggatgcatgaatattagGATTTACTCAAGAAACTTGTAATATTTATTCGGTGAGGAGTGTAATAAGATGTTTAAATTAGAAGATCGTATTttacttttaagttttttttcgtGATAAAACAAATCACTTTGTAGGTGAAGTTGGCCATCCTGCCAAATTACGAATCACAAGAATTTTCAAAtagtaaatattaaatttcttattttaattacATGAAAGAATTCTCAtgtcaaataaaatattgttaGACAATTTGTTTGGACGTACAAATAAGATCTTAGATTTTTGCTTATGGGAAAGTTGTCGAGTAGTTCATGGCAAGtcctctttccttctctttttttagaaaaaaaaaaaacagtcattgatgtttcttttttagtttcttgagggggagagagagagagagagagagagagagagagagataataaGTTATTTgcttagtttatttatttattttttttttaagaaatgagCTCATGATACTATTCCTCTTCAAATCCGGAATTTTGAATACATTTTTAGCCAATTGCGTCCCTGATGGTACGAAATGCAAACTTTATGCTACTACGTAAACGGAACGGATGCTCAATTAGTTTTGTTTCGCCTGTGattgttttaaaataaagatcACCAAAAACCCGTCCTTAGAAAATGAAAGAAGATCAAGTGGTGGAAATTTCAAGCATCTATTCTTCCTGAGTGCGCAACGGACGGCGGCCGTGGCTGGTGTCTTTGATTGGAGGCCTGGCAGCACGCCGCGTGGGCGGCGGATTCATCGTCAATGGCCTCTCTCGGCCCACGAGCGTCCCGCTGCTGACCCTCTGTTTCTGTTGCTGCCTCTCTCGTGTCGAACTCAAAAAAGGAGAAGggtactgctgctgctgctgctgctgctgctcatcGCGCAAGCCATTCCAACTTCATAACCACCCGTGAAAGCTttcctctgctctctctctctctctctctctgtgtcttTATCTCTTTTTAAGTCCTCGTCCGCTACAGCTCGTGCGCATGCCGCTGATGCAGTTGGCTTGTTTTTGTTGTTCTCCAGGAACTTTGCAACTGGGTGGGTTTCTAAACTCAGATTTGAGCTACGATGGACAAAACAAAAGTTCCTGATCAATCATGCCTCGTGAGGCCATAATggctgaaagagagagagagacttttaTAGTAACTTCAATGGTCATGCATAGGACAGTGTAGTGGTAATGTTAAGGTATACGTGGATTAGTACGATAATAATCACCGTAGCttaaatttaagtatatttTACGATTAGTGATTTACATCCGATTAAATAggtaacaatatatatatatatatatatatatatatatatatatatatatagagtccggctattatactatcgatagtaccaagcccttggtactattgagttttctaccgttagatctaccctttgatcatttccatccgttagattatactattaaaccaaccatccactcaaccctgaaggaccactatcaatttaaccggggaccactatcatcctaactgcacattttttcatccaacgaccgaaaacttaatagtaccaagggcttggtactattgatagtatagtagcataattatatatatatatatatatatatatagatataatgtTGGGCCTGGAATGGAGGCCCAGCCCTGTTTCCCCATACTAGTTAGGACTTGAGGATCAGAGTTTGAGATCCACAACAAACGGGCTTACACTTTGCGTCCAGGCCTAGCCCGTTTGCTTCTGGCTTCAACGAGATTTAGGTTGCAAAAGTCTCACTCACGAGATCCTCTAATTAaggaattgagctagaatatttttagaagcaccaactgtttggtgcttttaagtttctagtctttggatctactccttgattactaatagtctttaaattaaacactattctacctaccaccacctaccaccgtcatctcaaccctacgtctcttcatccaatggctaaaaaattcaaaagcaccactcacttggtgcttttgggagtattctagctcaacttctAATTAAGTTCATTAAAGTAAACAGATATGTTCATATTCGCTCATGAGTGAGCTACCAAATTGTTCTGATCAagtaaattgaaagattaaattataaaattaaaatttttaaaagttaaacgGTAGGCTATACCACCGTAGAGATTCAACCCACGAACTTAACCATGCTGTTGCTTGAGATGACGAGCAAATCGATTTCGTTGAAGGTCAGCTTTCGATGGAGAAAACAATATTGCTTCTTTCTTTAAGCAAGAAAGGGAAATAAAAACTCATTCTTTATATATTATGGTATTGCATAGTTGTTAATGATTCAAGCTTTTAGAtttaatgattagcgccaacaATCCGACACATCATACTCTCACTTATCGAAGGGTGAAAAATTACCCACTAATCACATGATGTGATACGGATAGAAAATCTTACTCTTGGATAGGACGAGTGTAAATTCTACACCCATTCTTGGATGTATCTCTAGACTCTAGCATTACTCATTTAAAGATGCACTTTGTACGCAAACACTAACTAAGCTTACACAATCCCACATTATTTGATCAATTTTGTCTCGCtcaaatcatatttttcttcaACACTAAATATCTCTTTATTATCCGTTCCTTTCTCAAGGACAGAAAGCCTGAAAAGTTGGTAGTTCAGATCTCAGTTCAGAGTTCAACTGCcttatatttttacattacaTGGAGATACTAATGAAATGGAAGAAAGATTGAATTTTTATGTCCAGTAACTTTCAGAAGGCCTCAGTATTTTGGATCGCTCTAgagacaaataaaataaaataaaataaaaactctgGTAACGACGgttataggatttttttttttttttttgagaaaattggCCTTTCTGTAGCAAGCTGGCACCAAAGCCATGTGAGCTGTCACGCCCTACAACCCGATTGCTAGATTATTCTGCACTGAGAGAGCATGCGGTTTTAGGTATTTTAGGTGCTCAATCATTAGTGTTTGAATAAAAAGAGTACGAAAGCGGGACAGATTCAACAGTGGAAAGAGTTTTCTATCCTccgctttatatttttaactgatTACTATTTAttcacaaaaaattaaattaaattttattaatttatttttatttattattttatttaaacccATTAGAACAGTACAAAACTTTTAGCCCGTAGGAATGAGTTATTTTTTGACTCTACTTATAGTCTTATTTGTAACTTATCGTAAGAGAAGCTCGACCAAtgcggatccatttgcatctccATTGATGAGAGTGGAGGGAGATTATGAAATTATTTTGACTATAagtagttatttttatttagtttgtcgTAAATGATTCCATCCTAATTACTATGAAAcaggaaaagataaaaaaatttattctcttATATACTAGTATAAAAAGTTTCAacaaaatagattaaaaaagtGAGAATAACTAAGACATTATAATTGTTTATCAAATAAACAGTACgtacaattatttttttcactgtaattcaagtaaaatttatttttaatctgaAAATCAGTTATGGATAAGTAAATAGAACCTTATGTACATTAGTTTTTATTGACAATAatctttaataattttttttaataacaaacTCGAAATTTGTTGCAATAAAAAGTGAGAATAAGATTTTTATAAGCTCCAAGAAGAATTCTATATCATGCCTTTggtgttgctatatatataaaaagaattactctgaaaaaaaaaaaaggaatatagtAATTTTCTAGTAGCGTCACTCTACAGATAAAACTTTAGGGAGCTCTCTAATGTCGCTGTGTTGGAGAGCCCCACAATCGGTGCTGCGTATTAGTTTTGTTTCCATCCAATATataatttgttggattttttatatataatttttttaaaaaattaaaccatagaaaaaagaattataatttttagataaaattaaaaataatatgtgGCGATAAATTTGAGCTTTTAAGGAAGTGTCTTTGAGGAGCTCCTactgaaactttttttttccccactaGATCTACACCCTACAGTGACAAACAAGCTTTTAGTATATTTATAGGTATCTAGTCCATGTATGCCTGAACCAAAATCAGGTTAACTatctatattataaaaaattaatctaactTCATAGATGATAAGCTACGTGGTTGACATGTTAGAAtcaaatctggtagttttattattattattattattattattatttacttgttaaaaaatagaatttgtgGGGAATGACGGTATCTTGAGAGTTTGAAAACTTTAAATGTGGATACTTTAAGTTGGATCTAGTAATTCTAGTCAACAATATGAGAGGAGCTTGGTACTTAGATAGCTGATCAAGTAATTACTTATCATGAATGATAAATACAATGTCACGATCAAAGTAAAACCCAAGACTCAaaaaacaagttaaaaaataaaaagtcaatgacatttgtttttttttttttttttcttttgacg
This genomic window from Ananas comosus cultivar F153 linkage group 3, ASM154086v1, whole genome shotgun sequence contains:
- the LOC109707409 gene encoding DAR GTPase 2, mitochondrial isoform X1, whose amino-acid sequence is MAAASSSFSRRLGAAVRELGMKGAAEGWYGAHMAAAERAILERAPLVDLVLEVRDARIPATSAFESLGRWSGSNKHMIALNKVDLADASSTEKWVKHIEKQNCVCRGVNAHNKGSIKELLSTVRSRIKELNGGESSYTATVMLVGIPNVGKSAIANSMHQIGRIGAMEKGKLKHAMVSPLPGETRDISSYKIASHPNIYVLDTPGILSPKIANDDFGSKLALTGAIKDSLLGEYKLSQYFLSLLNSSEEHKHWGNLKYSTDEKIPLGTKDEQRRRRRYPSDHTQDFIVKDVRRTLFMTISSFKGSLEKGKEMEKLVESQFMALHEAFRVSYESTEDRNKAVGAKLLNLYRTGRVGRYTLDAFPELWRSSPDQFGKMTRPMKRQIPQPIAIV
- the LOC109707409 gene encoding DAR GTPase 2, mitochondrial isoform X2, producing MAAASSSFSRRLGAAVRELGMKGAAEGWYGAHMAAAERAILERAPLVDLVLEVRDARIPATSAFESLGRWSGSNKHMIALNKVDLADASSTELLSTVRSRIKELNGGESSYTATVMLVGIPNVGKSAIANSMHQIGRIGAMEKGKLKHAMVSPLPGETRDISSYKIASHPNIYVLDTPGILSPKIANDDFGSKLALTGAIKDSLLGEYKLSQYFLSLLNSSEEHKHWGNLKYSTDEKIPLGTKDEQRRRRRYPSDHTQDFIVKDVRRTLFMTISSFKGSLEKGKEMEKLVESQFMALHEAFRVSYESTEDRNKAVGAKLLNLYRTGRVGRYTLDAFPELWRSSPDQFGKMTRPMKRQIPQPIAIV